The Platichthys flesus chromosome 5, fPlaFle2.1, whole genome shotgun sequence genome contains the following window.
AAGCACTGGTTTGACTGGTGTCTGGTTGAACATCTCACTGTCCTGACTGGGTTTCTAGTGGATCAGTGACCACACGTCTCTGCTGGaggccacagagcagcagacgtTTAAGTAAAGATGGGACGAAAAGAGGGAAATCCTCGacgcagcagaggaggagacatcCTGTCCCTCAGTGTCTCGTGTCCCTGGATGCAGCTAGTTTCTCCTCAGTGGAACCTTTGCATTTAAACCCCACCCACCCTGACACCCAGCAGGTTGAAACAAGCATCCCCTGACCCTGGGGTGGGACTTGTTCACTGGAAGTCACAGCTCTGCTCTCCCATCAGACAGTTCATCTTCCTCCACCAGGTCTCTGACACACTCTTGATCTTGTCTGGTGTCTTCCTTCTCAGAGTCGTCCTCTGCTGCTGGACGCTGCTACTGTCCGACTGCTGGATACTGGCCAAGATGGCCGAATCAAACGCATCCTTCAGGTTCTTCTGGGTCAGCGCCGAGCACTCGGCAAAGCTCACGGCCCCGAGCTCCTGGGCGAGCCGCTGGCCCTCCTCGGTGTCCACCGGCCGCTGCTGGTTCTGTGCCAACTGGATCAGCACCTGGACGTCCTCCTTCAGGTCCAGCTGGGTTCCGACCAGGACCAGGGGGGCGCCGGGACAGTGCTGACGGATCTCAGGGACCCATCTGTCCATCAGGTTGCGGAAGGAGCAGGGCCGCACCACGCTGTAGCAGAGCAGGAAGACGTCTGCGTTCCTGTAGCAAAGAGGCCGGAGACGCTCCAGCTCGTCCTTCATGAGGTcaagagac
Protein-coding sequences here:
- the LOC133954102 gene encoding rho-related GTP-binding protein RhoU-like isoform X1; translation: MLPQDVGRPQKPRRVSEPVCGGDGPPVPPRRFKNRDFPLCARRRRSGSAPERKVNCVLVGDGAVGKTSLIVSYTTNGYPTDYVPTAFDNFTVMVVVDEKPVRLQLCDMAGQKWGLVEGSINDELERLRPLCYRNADVFLLCYSVVRPCSFRNLMDRWVPEIRQHCPGAPLVLVGTQLDLKEDVQVLIQLAQNQQRPVDTEEGQRLAQELGAVSFAECSALTQKNLKDAFDSAILASIQQSDSSSVQQQRTTLRRKTPDKIKSVSETWWRKMNCLMGEQSCDFQ
- the LOC133954102 gene encoding rho-related GTP-binding protein RhoU-like isoform X2; translation: MLPQDVGRPQKPRRVSEPVCGGDGPPVPPRRFKNRDFPLCARRRRSGSAPERKVNCVLVGDGAVGKTSLIVSYTTNGYPTDYVPTAFDNFTVMVVVDEKPVRLQLCDMAGQDELERLRPLCYRNADVFLLCYSVVRPCSFRNLMDRWVPEIRQHCPGAPLVLVGTQLDLKEDVQVLIQLAQNQQRPVDTEEGQRLAQELGAVSFAECSALTQKNLKDAFDSAILASIQQSDSSSVQQQRTTLRRKTPDKIKSVSETWWRKMNCLMGEQSCDFQ